A region from the Triticum urartu cultivar G1812 chromosome 1, Tu2.1, whole genome shotgun sequence genome encodes:
- the LOC125515904 gene encoding annexin D4, giving the protein MADEVQALTKAFSGLGGLGVDEPTMVAALANWRRQPEKRSGFRRSFPGLFKEQGVIERCEDEYMLRLAAEFSRFKNLMVLWAMHPWERDARLAHHVLHQAHPAAILVEVACTRSAEELLGARKAYMALFHHSLEEDVAYRAKDKPYCSLLVGLVSAYRYEGPKVSDDTAKAEAKALGAAVKGAAGGRLVENEEVVRILTTRSKPHLVQTFKYYKELHGKHIQEDLGSEEALREAVRCLATPERYFSQVMAAALREGADHHGKEALARVAVTRSDVDMDAIRAAYQEQFGAKLEDAVAGSAHGHFKDALVSLIVGK; this is encoded by the exons ATGGCCGACGAAGTTCAGGCGCTCACCAAGGCCTTCTCAG GTCTGGGAGGCCTGGGCGTGGACGAGCCGACGATGGTGGCGGCGCTGGCGAACTGGCGGAGGCAGCCGGAGAAGCGGTCCGGGTTCCGGAGGAGCTTCCCGGGGCTGTTCAAGGAGCAGGGCGTGATCGAGCGGTGCGAGGACGAGTACATGCTGCGCCTGGCCGCCGAGTTCTCCCGCTTCAAGAACCTCATGGTGCTGTGGGCGATGCACCCGTGGGAGCGCGACGCCCGCCTCGCGCACCACGTCCTCCACCAGGCCCACCCGGCCGCCATCCTCGTGGAGGTCGCCTGCACCCGCTCCGCCGAGGAGCTCCTCGGCGCGCGCAAGGCCTACATGGCGCTCTTCCACCACTCCCTCGAGGAGGACGTCGCCTACCGCGCCAAGGACAAGCCCTACTGCAGC CTGCTGGTGGGGCTGGTGAGCGCGTACCGGTACGAAGGGCCCAAGGTGAGCGACGACACGGCCAAGGCGGAGGCCAAGGCGCTGGGCGCGGCGGTGAAGGGCGCCGCCGGCGGCAGGCTGGTGGAGAACGAGGAGGTGGTCAGGATCCTCACCACCAGGAGCAAGCCGCACCTCGTCCAGACCTTCAAGTACTACAAGGAGCTGCACGGCAAGCACATCCAGGAGGATCTGGGAAGCGAGGAGGCTCTGAGGGAGGCCGTGCGGTGCCTGGCGACGCCGGAGAGGTACTTCAGCCAGGTGATGGCGGCGGCGCTGAGGGAGGGCGCGGACCACCACGGCAAGGAGGCCCTGGCGCGGGTGGCGGTGACGCGGTCGGACGTGGACATGGACGCCATCCGGGCGGCCTACCAGGAGCAGTTCGGGGCCAAGCTCGAGGACGCCGTCGCCGGCAGCGCGCACGGCCACTTCAAGGACGCGCTCGTCTCCCTCATCGTCGGCAAGTAA
- the LOC125515936 gene encoding annexin D3-like, translating into MCGWCGCLECIHNIPPLNLLFLHFSSAARTGREGEEGARTLSPMASISVPDPAPSPTEDAESIRKAVQGWGTDENALIEILGHRTAAQRAEIAVAYEGLYDKPLLRTLQDELSSHFKGAMTLWAMDPAARDAKLAYKALRKKGGDRHAWVLIEVACASSPDHLVAVRKAYCSAYDSSLEEDVAACPLYKDPLKQFLVRLVSSYRHGGEHVDGELARAEAAELHGAVAAKKQPLHGDVVRIVSSRSKPQLKATFQHYKREHGKAIDEVLEGNRNDKLSAMLKTAVWCLTSPEKHFAEVIRSSIIGLGTDEESLTRAIVSRAEVDLKKVKEEYKVRYKTTVTKDVVGDTSGYYQGILLTLIGAE; encoded by the exons ATGTGTGGCTGGTGCGGCTGCCTCGAGTGCATCCATAACATCCCTCCCCTCaatctcctcttcctccacttcTCCTCGGCTGCACGGACGGGAAGGGAGGGAGAAGAAGGAGCGCGAACGCTCAGCCCCATGGCCTCCATCTCGGTCCCGGACCCCGCCCCTTCCCCGACCGAGGATGCAGAGAGCATCAGAAAAGCAGTGCAAG GGTGGGGGACGGACGAGAACGCGCTGATCGAGATCCTGGGCCACCGGACGGCGGCGCAGCGCGCGGAGATCGCCGTCGCCTACGAGGGCCTCTACGACAAGCCCCTCCTCCGCACGCTCCAGGACGAGCTCTCCAGCCACTTCAAG GGCGCGATGACGCTGTGGGCGATGGACCCGGCGGCGCGGGACGCCAAGCTGGCCTACAAGGCCCTCAGGAAGAAGGGCGGCGACCGGCACGCCTGGGTGCTCATCGAGGTCGCCTGCGCGTCGTCGCCGGACCACCTCGTCGCCGTCAGGAAGGCCTACTGCTCCGCCTACGACTCGTCGCTCGAGGAGGACGTCGCCGCCTGCCCGCTCTACAAGGACCCCCTCAAGCAG TTCTTGGTGCGCCTGGTGAGCTCGTACCGCCACGGCGGCGAGCACGTCGACGGCGAGCTGGCGAGGGCCGAGGCGGCCGAGCTGCACGGCGCGGTGGCGGCCAAGAAGCAGCCGCTGCACGGGGACGTGGTCCGCATCGTCAGCTCCAGGAGCAAGCCGCAGCTCAAGGCGACGTTCCAGCACTACAAGCGAGAGCACGGCAAGGCCATCGACGAG GTTCTCGAGGGCAATCGCAACGACAAGCTGTCGGCGATGCTGAAAACTGCGGTCTGGTGCCTGACATCGCCGGAGAAGCACTTCGCAGAG GTGATCCGGAGCTCGATCATCGGGCTCGGCACCGACGAGGAATCCCTGACCAGAGCGATTGTCTCGCGCGCCGAGGTCGACTTGAAGAAAGTGAAGGAGGAATACAAGGTGAGGTACAAGACGACGGTGACCAAGGATGTCGTCGGAGACACCTCCGGGTACTACCAGGGCATCCTGCTCACCCTCATCGGGGCCGAGTAG
- the LOC125515946 gene encoding mitochondrial fission 1 protein A-like, which translates to MEAQMSKFFESVGSFFSGGDNIPWCDRDIIAGCEREVAEAATEEQKNDSIMRLSWALVHSKQTDDVNRGIGMIEASLDKTTSPLQTREKLYLLAVGHYRNGNYVRSRQLADRCLEIQPDWRQASSLKKAIEDKIAKDGVIGIGIATTAVGLIVGGIAAALARKK; encoded by the exons ATGGAGGCGCAGATGAGCAAGTTCTTCGAGTCGGTGGGCTCCTTCTTCTCCGGCGGCGACAACATCCCCTGGTGCGACCGCGACATCATCGCC GGATGTGAAAGAGAGGTTGCTGAGGCTGCAACCGAGGAACAGAAAAATGATAGCATCATGAGGCTATCTTGGGCTCTCGTCCATTCCAAGCAGACTGATGATGTGAACCGTGGAATTGGCATGATTGAAG CTTCTCTTGATAAAACCACCAGCCCACTGCAGACTAGAGAAAAGTTGTATTTGCTGGCTGTTGGGCACTACAGAAATGGTAACTATGTAAGGAGCCGGCAACTTGCGGACCGTTGTTTGGAG ATTCAACCAGATTGGAGGCAGGCATCATCTCTGAAGAAGGCAATAGAGGATAAAATTGCTAAAG ATGGTGTGATTGGCATAGGAATCGCCACAACTGCAGTAGGACTTATCGTCGGTGGGATCGCAGCTGCTCTTGCAAGGAAGAAGTGA